Within Dysosmobacter sp. Marseille-Q4140, the genomic segment ACTCCGCTTTTGCCATCTCCCGCAGGTCCGGGTCGGCAAGCATCTCCTCTGCCCCGTCCCGGTCGGACTTCGCCCGGCACCAAGCCCTCCAGGCCTCCGCCACCGGCGTCAGCTCCTTCAGCTCCCGGGTGACGGTCCGTAGTTTCTCTGCGTCGCCGTAGACCGCCGGATCCGCCAGCTGGGCCTCCAGGTCCTCACAGCGCAGGGCAATGGCCTTCACTTTTTCCAGCATGGGACCGCTCCTCTCCTGTGGATTTCACAAAAGGGCGCAGTCTACCGCTCCGCCGCCAGCAGCTCCCGGACCTGACGTAAAAACTCCTCCTGCCAGAAAGCGCTTCCCACGTCTCCGCTGCGCAGAGATACCGCTGCCGTGTGGCCGGCAGGCACATACTGGTCCATCTGGCGGTAGACTTCCGCGTATTTGTTCTTGCTGCTGCGGGTGATGACATAGGCCGTCTGTGGCAGCTTCTTCCCGTGGGCCTTCAAAAACGCCCGCATGACGGCGCTGCACCGCCCGGCCCACACCGGCGTGCCCAAAATCACCAGCCGGTATTTGGGCAGTCCCTGCCCGGTCTGGAAGGACAGCAGCGGCTCCGTGGTCCGGCGCATGGCGTCCCGGCCGCAGCGGATCCAGCCCCGCAGGCCGCCGCGGTCCACGCCGTCCCGCAGTTCCAGCAGCTCCGCGTCCAGAGCCTCGGCAATCTCCTCCATGGCCTTCTTGGTGTTCCCCGTCCGGG encodes:
- a CDS encoding flavodoxin family protein, translated to MKDILCIYYSRTGNTKKAMEEIAEALDAELLELRDGVDRGGLRGWIRCGRDAMRRTTEPLLSFQTGQGLPKYRLVILGTPVWAGRCSAVMRAFLKAHGKKLPQTAYVITRSSKNKYAEVYRQMDQYVPAGHTAAVSLRSGDVGSAFWQEEFLRQVRELLAAER